The sequence AGCCGGGCGAACTGACCGACCTGGCCAAGTCCAGAAGCGCCGCCGCCCGCGATTACCTGACCAAGACCAAGGGTATCGACCCAGGCCGCGTCTTCGTCCGCGAGGAAAACCACCTCGCCGAACCCGAAGAGGACGGCGTGTCCAAGCCCCGGGTGGAATTGGGGGTGACGCGATAGCGGAGATGAGAAAATTGGACCGAATTACTGGTAAACAAGAGTTGGCATTGGATTTGGCTAGCACACACCTAACTAGTTGGTACAATTAACACAGCCACACTGAGCAGGCCGCAACATGGCCTGACCTGTCAGGATGTCTTGATCTCTATTTTTCCCTGGGCTGTCGACCCTGGCCGTTGCTCCTTCCTGGCACGGACAACTTGCCCTTGATAAGGGAGTTGTTTAATCAGTCGGTCCTGAAAAAGGCCTTTCAGATTGAATCAGGCGTACTTTAGTCTGCCCCGACTCCAGGTTCCGAAGCAGAGCCAAGGGGCGAAAAGAGACAAAAAGTGCTTCAGTCCCCGCATCCACTTCTTGAAGTTGAACGCGGCTGCGGCCATCAGCAGGTTGATCGCATCACCGAGGGCCCCTTTCAGGAAGTTTTTGGCCATGCGGAAGTCGTGTTTGAGATGTCCGATCACCGGCTCGATGCCAGCGCGTCTGCGAAAACGTTGCCTGGCCTTTCGTCTCTGGTAGGGCGTGTCGCTTTTCTTCGGCCGGCCCGGAATCAGAATGCTCGTGTCACCGACTTTTTTGCGCCCCCTGTAACCCCGGTCACAGATGGCCGCCTCGGGGCAGGATTCCGTGATTTGCGAAACTTGCTCCAGAACATCCGGCAGGGTGTGACCGTCGAAAACGTTCTCCTTGAAGGACATGGCTCCTACGATCACACCGGTGGTCTTGGTCCAGGCGATGGAGGCCTTGCGTCCGAACTCGTACTTTTTGTGCTCTTTGCCCTTGCCGATGCAAAGCACGTCCGGTTCGTGCAGGCTGTAGATCTTGTTCTTGTCGGTACGTTTCTGGTCATGGACCCGGCGGAAGAGCTGCATAGCTTCCCTGTGCCTGGCCAACGAATCCCTGGGCAGTTTGCGCTCAAGTTCGCGGATCAGGACGCCAGCCATGGTCCGAATGCGTTTGATGATCTTGCGACTCTTGAATCGCTGGCGCAGGAGGCCTGGCAATTCACGGCGGAAACTGCGGCGCAAGCTGATTCCTTCGAACTCGGCGATGGCCCTGCATCGCTTGATGACCTTGGTCAGAAGCTTCACGTCAGTGGGGAAGGTGATGTTCTTCTCCTGGACCGTGGTGTCCACGGCGATCTCCCGCTCCATGGCGTCGTCGCCGTGCAGACCCACCGAGACCTCGAAGATCAAACGCGCCCCACCCTCGCCGATGCGTTTGCGGAAATAAACCAAGTCCGTGGGGTCACAAGGAAGCCTCCACCGGAAATGCGTCTCACCGCAGAAGGCCTGATAGTAGGGGTTCCGGACCCAAGCCTCAATGACACGCTCGTCGCTCAGATTTTCAAGCTGCTTGAGGATCATGAGCCCGACCATGAGTCTGATGGGCTTTGCTGGACGACCATACTCACTATAGAGGCTAGAAAACTCCTGCTCGAACCTTTCCCAGGGGATGTTCGCTGCAAGCTTGAGCAGCGGGTCCTTGGGATTGAGCTGATCGATGAGGTCCTCGTAGAGGAAATTGCCCTGATCGCTTTTGGCTGGCTTGGCCTTCATCATCACTCCCGAACCGGTGACGGCGCGACCGGTTTCTTGCAGAATCACTACAGTTCCTGGTCGAGAATGATACATTGAATGCTACACTTTGTTAATTCTTTTCAGTGTCATAGATGTTTTTCAGGGCCGACTAATCAAATCTATGTTCCCATCACCACGCCTCTTCCGCTGCGGCGGCATTCGCCCCTGTAACAACGCGGAAGTCTCTTGGTGGGAACGAATCTCTCCTGGGAGCCCCTCCTTTAGAAAAGGCGGACAAGACCAGGAGGATTACTAAGACGGACTTGGTGTCCGTCCACTTGGAATGTGAAGCCGGCTTCATCACGTTTTTTCAGAGAGAATCGATGCTTGTTATTCTGGTCAGTTTCGCTTTCGGGTTCGGTCTTGCTTTGGCGCGAATCGGGTTGCCTCCCATGGTGGGCTTCTTGATCGCCGGTTTCGCCTACAATATGGCCGGGCTTGCGCCGCCGGCTGGCCTGGACACCATAGCGAATTTGGGCATTACGCTGCTGCTTTTTTCAATTGGACTAAAGCTGGACGTGCGCGGGTTGTTGAAAGCGGAAATATGGTCCGGCGCAACAACCCAGATGCTCTTTTCCATCGCTTTTATGTGCGGTGCTTTTTTGCTTGTGCGGGAAGCCTTCGGCGCTTCGTTGCTGGACGTTTCAATGGGGACGATTCTTCTTCTGTCGTTCGCGTTTTCTTTCTCCAGCACGGTATTCGCGGTGAAGGTTTTGGAGGACAAAGGCGATATGTCCGCCCTGTATGGACGGATAGCCATCGGCCTTCTGATTATGCAGGATCTATTCGCGGTCTTGTTCCTCAGCCTTACTGCGGGGAAGATTCCCAGTATCTGGGCCCTCGGACTGATCGGCCTGCCGCTCGTCAGGCCGGTGCTGTATCGCTTGCTGGACTTGGCCGGCCACGGCGAACTATTTGTCTTGAGCGGACTGTTTATCGCTTTGGGATTGGGCGCGGAACTCTTTTCGCTTGTTGGGATGAAAGCGGACCTGGGCGCGTTGGTGGTTGGAGTGCTACTGGCGGGGTATCATCGCGCCTCTGAGCTTTCCTACGCCCTCTTCAGTTTCAAGGAATTAATGCTGGTTGGCTTTTTCCTTTCCATCGGCATGACCGGCCTCCCCACAATGGAAATGCTGCTGGCCGCGTTCCTGTTGTGCTTGCTGCTGCCCTTCAAGACGGGAATCTATTATTTTGTGATTTCACTGTTTGGGCTGCGAGCGCGCACCAATCTTTTTGCCTCCCTGACGCTCACTAATTATTCGGAATTCGGCCTTATCGTGGCTGCCATAGCAGTGGGGCAGGGATTGCTTTCTAGCGAATGGCTGATGATCGCCGCCATGGCGGTAAGCATTAGCTTCGCGCTCTCCGCCCCGTTAAGCATGCATGCCGAGCATGTTTACAGGTTGATGCAAGGCTGGCTGTGCAAGTTCGAGCGCAAAACCTGTCATCCGCTTGATGCCCCCATCGATCCTGGTTCAGTGAGGGCGATGGTAATCGGAATGGGGCGTATCGGCATGGGCGCTTACGACGAATTGCTTAAAACATACAGTGAAGACGACATTTGCGGCGTGGAGCATAATCCCAGCCGCGTTGACTCGAACCGCGCCCAAGGCCGCAACGTCTTGCTGGGAGACGCCTGTGATACTGATTTCTGGTTGAAGCTGCGGAAAGACTTGAATCTCGAAATTGTGATACTGGCCATGCCCAAACATCAAGGCAACATGTTCGCCGCGCGCCAACTTCTAAACTATGAGATAGAGTGCCGCATAGCGGCCATAGCGCATTACCAGGAGGAGGTGGAGGAGCTCTCGAGAATTGGCGTTTGCTCCGCCTTCAACATGTACGAACGGGCCGGAGCAGGGCTGGTCCGCATCGCCTTTGAAAGCTGCAAACTCCCGGAGTATCCGTCCCGCCAGGGCGGGGAAAGCGAAGGATTCGCTGAGGACGAGACGAAACCAGTCCTTTCCTGACACCGTCAGGAATTGTGCAATGAAATCGAAGCCCATGCATCCAACGAACAAGAAAAGGGGGGAGGGGCCGTTTATCTTTTTTGAGAAGTAATTCGTATGAATTACCGGAGATGTGATGATCTTCCGGCGATGGTTACGGGATTTGATAACGTGCCGATGGAAGCGATTGGAGAGCTTCTGCCGTCATAGCGGGGAGAACATGAAGCAAGAAAAAGGGGCCAAGCCAATATGGCCTAACCCCTTGAAATTCGTGGCGCGCCCGGGAGGATTCGAACCTCCGACCAACGGATTCGTAGTCCGGTACTCTATCCAGCTGAGCTACGGGCGCGTAGCGAGGAGTGGAGAACTACAGCTTCACCCCCTGGCCGTCAAGGGCTTTTTGCGGATTTTTCATCGCAGCCGTTCGAAACGGGAGTCTGTGGCCCCGCGCAAAAGCTGGGCGGTATGCACCTCCATTTCCAGCACGTCCGAGTCGGGATGGGAGGCCAGCTTTTCAAGTTGCGGGTGGCGGGCCAGAATCTCCTGTTTCAGTTGTTCGCACCTTTCTCGGGACACCGGGCGGCAATCGCCTTCCAGGGTCAGGGCCATGGTCTCCTCGCGGGGAAGGCCGTCCTCGCGGTTGTCCACCAGCAGGCTGACGTGGGCGTTGCGGCGACAATTGCGGTATTTCTTGGTGCTGCGTGAGGTGAGCATGTAGATGCGCCCGCCGTCCTCCGAGGCGGCGTAGGCCATGAGCGAGCAGTGGGGTGCGTTCTCCGAGGCCGTGGCCAGGACCCCGATGTCCTTGGCCCGAAGCAGGCGGAGCATGTCCTCGTGCATGGTTACTCCATGGGATTGCGGGGAATCGGGCATTCGGCAACGCGTAGCATACTCCGAACGCCGCGCCAAGATGGACGGCAGCATTTCCGCACTTGTGCAAGGGAAGCCCCTCCGGGATGGGGCCCCGCGCCAACCGGTCCGCCGCCTCCGGCCTCGGGCGAGTACCCACAGGGCTTGGCTTGCGGCCGGTTTTGGACTAGTCTGCCTCTTTTCCATTCGAGAGGTGTGAGAATCCATGGCATCCCGCGCTGCAAGCCAAGCGCCCGAACGGCGGGCCACTCGTCCGGTGCGCCTGGGACCCTACGTCATAGGCGGCGGACAGCCCATCCGCGTGCAGTCCATGTGCACCACGGACACCCGTGACACCGAGGCCACCCTGGCCCAGGTGCGCGATCTGGCCGCGGCCGGGTGCGAGATAGTGCGCTTGGCCGTGCCGGACGACCGCGCGGCGCGGGCTCTGCCGGCCATCGTGGCCGAGTCGCCAGTGCCCCTGGTGGCGGACATCCACTTTGACCACCGCCTTGCCCTGGCCTCTGCCGAGGCGGGCATGGCCGGCCTGCGCATCAACCCCGGCAACATCGGCGGAGCGGACAAGGTGGACGCCGTGGTGGACGCGGCCAAGAAGCGCGGCCTGCCCATCCGCATCGGGGTCAACTCCGGCTCGGTGGAAAAGGATCTGCTGGCCCGCTTCGGCGGCCCCACGCCCGAGGCCATGGTGGAGAGCGCCCTCAGCCACGTGGCCATGCTGGAACGGCGCGGCTTCGACCAGATCAAAATTTCCCTGAAGTCCTCCTCCGTGACGGACACCATCCAGGCTTACCGACGCATGGCCGACCGGGCCGACTACCCCCTGCACATCGGCGTCACCGAGGCGGGCACACTGGTGCGCGGCGCGGTCAAGTCGTCGGTGGGGCTGGGGGTGCTGCTGGCCGAGGGCATCGGCGACACCCTGCGCGTCTCCCTGACCCATGAACCCACCGCGGAGATGGTGGTGGCCTGGGAGATTCTGCGCTCCCTGGACATCCGCGCCCGCGGCCCGGAAATCGTCTCCTGCCCCACCTGCGGCCGCACCGAGATCGACCTCATCGGCCTGGCCGAGGAGGTGGAGCGGCGGCTCAAGGACGTGGAGGAGATTTTCACCGTGGCCGTCATGGGCTGCGTGGTCAACGGACCCGGCGAGGCCCGCGAAGCGGACATCGGCGTGGCCGGGGGCCGCGACAAGGCCGTTGTCTTCCGCAAGGGCGAGGTGACACGCACCCTGCGCGGCGACGTGGTGTCCGGTTTCATGGAGGAGCTCGACCGCTATCTGAACGAACTGCGAGGAACCTGAATGCGCTTTTCCCGACTCTACGCCCCCACCCTCAAGGAGGCGCCCCGCGACGCCGAGGTGGTCAGCCACAAGCTGCTCTCCCGGGCGGGCTACATCCGCCAGCTGACCAGCGGCATCTACACCTTCCTGCCCCTGGGCCTGCGCGCCCTGAACAACGTGGCCGACGTGGTGCGCGAGGAGATGAACCGCGCCGGGGCGCAGGAGTTGCTGCTGCCCATGGTGCAGCCCGGCGACCTGTGGAAGGAGACCGGCCGCTGGACCCTTTACGGCCGCGAACTGCTCCGCTTCACCGACCGCAAGGACGCCGACTTCTGCCTGGGCCCCACCCACGAGGAGGTCATCACCGATCTGGTGCGCGGCGAGGTGCGCTCCTACCGGCAGCTGCCGCTGAACCTCTACCAGATCCAGACCAAGTTCCGCGACGAGATCCGGCCCCGCTTCGGCCTCATGCGCTGCCGGGAGTTCGTCATGAAGGACGCCTACTCCTTCGACCGCGACGACGAGGGGGCGCAGGAGTCCTACCAGACCATGTTCGACGCCTACGTGCGCATTTTCCGCCGGCTGGGTCTGCGCTTCAAGTCGGTGGAAGCGGACTCCGGCGCCATCGGCGGCAGCCACTCCCACGAGTTCATGGTCACAGCGGCCACGGGTGAGGACGTGGTGGCGGCCTGCACGGCCTGCGAGTACGCCGCCAACCTGGAGAAGGCCCAGGCGGTCTGCTCCCTGTCCCAGTGCGACGAGACCTGCGCCGAGCCCGAGCGGGTGGAGACCCCCGGGGCGCACACCGTGGCCGAGGTGGCCAGGATGATGGACGTGCCGCCCTCCAAGGTGGTCAAGACGCTGCTTTTCGAGGTAGACGGCGCCAGCGTGGCCGCGCTGGTGCGCGGCGACCGCGACCTGGAGGAGATCAAGCTGAAGAACGCCCTCAACGCCCAGGACGCGCGCATGGCCGACGCGGACAAGGTGAAGGCCTGGTCCGGCGCGCCGGTGGGATTCGCCGGACCGGTGGGCCTGAAGGTGGACCGCATCGTGGCCGATGTGGAGCTGTGCGGCGACACCGGCTGGGTTGTCGGGGCCAACGAGGCCGACGCCCACCTCAAGAACGTGGACCTGCCGCGCGACGTGGGCGTTACCGAGTGGCTTGA is a genomic window of Desulfohalovibrio reitneri containing:
- a CDS encoding proline--tRNA ligase; this encodes MRFSRLYAPTLKEAPRDAEVVSHKLLSRAGYIRQLTSGIYTFLPLGLRALNNVADVVREEMNRAGAQELLLPMVQPGDLWKETGRWTLYGRELLRFTDRKDADFCLGPTHEEVITDLVRGEVRSYRQLPLNLYQIQTKFRDEIRPRFGLMRCREFVMKDAYSFDRDDEGAQESYQTMFDAYVRIFRRLGLRFKSVEADSGAIGGSHSHEFMVTAATGEDVVAACTACEYAANLEKAQAVCSLSQCDETCAEPERVETPGAHTVAEVARMMDVPPSKVVKTLLFEVDGASVAALVRGDRDLEEIKLKNALNAQDARMADADKVKAWSGAPVGFAGPVGLKVDRIVADVELCGDTGWVVGANEADAHLKNVDLPRDVGVTEWLDLRQVVEGDACPRCRTKMTLARGIEVGHVFKLGEKYSKAMEATYLDENGKEKLLVMGCYGIGVSRIVASAIEQNHDDAGIIFPPAIAPFEAAVISLGGKDPAVDEKAAELHDQLESLGIETLWDDRDERPGVKFKDADLMGMPFQLIVGGKGLARGVVEAKDRRTGEKSELPLDGFAEALHAYRREVWTGWGLSPDGELG
- the ispG gene encoding flavodoxin-dependent (E)-4-hydroxy-3-methylbut-2-enyl-diphosphate synthase, whose translation is MASRAASQAPERRATRPVRLGPYVIGGGQPIRVQSMCTTDTRDTEATLAQVRDLAAAGCEIVRLAVPDDRAARALPAIVAESPVPLVADIHFDHRLALASAEAGMAGLRINPGNIGGADKVDAVVDAAKKRGLPIRIGVNSGSVEKDLLARFGGPTPEAMVESALSHVAMLERRGFDQIKISLKSSSVTDTIQAYRRMADRADYPLHIGVTEAGTLVRGAVKSSVGLGVLLAEGIGDTLRVSLTHEPTAEMVVAWEILRSLDIRARGPEIVSCPTCGRTEIDLIGLAEEVERRLKDVEEIFTVAVMGCVVNGPGEAREADIGVAGGRDKAVVFRKGEVTRTLRGDVVSGFMEELDRYLNELRGT
- a CDS encoding pyridoxamine 5'-phosphate oxidase family protein, with the translated sequence MHEDMLRLLRAKDIGVLATASENAPHCSLMAYAASEDGGRIYMLTSRSTKKYRNCRRNAHVSLLVDNREDGLPREETMALTLEGDCRPVSRERCEQLKQEILARHPQLEKLASHPDSDVLEMEVHTAQLLRGATDSRFERLR
- a CDS encoding cation:proton antiporter family protein; the encoded protein is MLVILVSFAFGFGLALARIGLPPMVGFLIAGFAYNMAGLAPPAGLDTIANLGITLLLFSIGLKLDVRGLLKAEIWSGATTQMLFSIAFMCGAFLLVREAFGASLLDVSMGTILLLSFAFSFSSTVFAVKVLEDKGDMSALYGRIAIGLLIMQDLFAVLFLSLTAGKIPSIWALGLIGLPLVRPVLYRLLDLAGHGELFVLSGLFIALGLGAELFSLVGMKADLGALVVGVLLAGYHRASELSYALFSFKELMLVGFFLSIGMTGLPTMEMLLAAFLLCLLLPFKTGIYYFVISLFGLRARTNLFASLTLTNYSEFGLIVAAIAVGQGLLSSEWLMIAAMAVSISFALSAPLSMHAEHVYRLMQGWLCKFERKTCHPLDAPIDPGSVRAMVIGMGRIGMGAYDELLKTYSEDDICGVEHNPSRVDSNRAQGRNVLLGDACDTDFWLKLRKDLNLEIVILAMPKHQGNMFAARQLLNYEIECRIAAIAHYQEEVEELSRIGVCSAFNMYERAGAGLVRIAFESCKLPEYPSRQGGESEGFAEDETKPVLS
- a CDS encoding IS5 family transposase encodes the protein MKAKPAKSDQGNFLYEDLIDQLNPKDPLLKLAANIPWERFEQEFSSLYSEYGRPAKPIRLMVGLMILKQLENLSDERVIEAWVRNPYYQAFCGETHFRWRLPCDPTDLVYFRKRIGEGGARLIFEVSVGLHGDDAMEREIAVDTTVQEKNITFPTDVKLLTKVIKRCRAIAEFEGISLRRSFRRELPGLLRQRFKSRKIIKRIRTMAGVLIRELERKLPRDSLARHREAMQLFRRVHDQKRTDKNKIYSLHEPDVLCIGKGKEHKKYEFGRKASIAWTKTTGVIVGAMSFKENVFDGHTLPDVLEQVSQITESCPEAAICDRGYRGRKKVGDTSILIPGRPKKSDTPYQRRKARQRFRRRAGIEPVIGHLKHDFRMAKNFLKGALGDAINLLMAAAAFNFKKWMRGLKHFLSLFAPWLCFGTWSRGRLKYA